A region of Dermochelys coriacea isolate rDerCor1 chromosome 1, rDerCor1.pri.v4, whole genome shotgun sequence DNA encodes the following proteins:
- the LOC122456402 gene encoding trihelix transcription factor GTL2-like gives MAELCSKKRNANTYAKVSRAMMERGYCRDTEQCRTKIKELRQVYQKARKANGRSGSQPHTCRFYHELHAVMGGDGTTTPPLSVDTCKGGVEWSLEDEEEEEDSAQAASGESVFHPSQELALTLEPTASPTPKAGSQTMTLEKALLVQMFQCGPYLLRPRGCSRLEGGEKKNLGQHICQAYTVLLH, from the exons ATGGCAGAACtgtgttccaaaaaaagaaatgcaaatacatatgctaaagtctccagggccatgatggaaagaggctactgcagggacacagagcagtgtcgtacaaaaatcaaggagctcaggcaagtgtaccaaaaagccaggaaGGCGAATgggcgctctgggtcacagccccatacatgccgcttctaccatGAGTTGCATGCAGTTATGGGAGGTGACggtaccactaccccaccactgtctgtggacacctgcaaggggggagttgaATGGAGcttggaggatgaagaggaggaggaggacagtgcacaggcggcaagtggggaatccgttTTCCATCCTAGCCAGGAACTAGCCTTAACGCTGGAGCCAAcagcctcccccactcccaaagcaggctcccagaccatgaccctggagaaggcacttctg gtgcaaatgtttcaatgcggcccctatctactccgtcccagaggctgttccagattagaaggtggggaaaaaaagaacttgGGACAACATATTTGCCAAGCTTAtacagtcctcctgcactga